The Streptomyces sp. NBC_01463 DNA window GACCGGCCGGGCACTACTCCCCGGGCAGTAGTTCCGGGCCGCCGCGGGTCGGCCGGGACCGGCGGCGAATGCCTTCGCCGGTACGACGACCCGGGCCCGGTCCGCGGCCCAGCATCGTCACCATGACCGGACCTTTCCGCTACACCTCACCCGTACCTCCCAAGTCGGCGACCGGGGTGGTCGCCGACGTGTACGCCCAGATGGCCACCGACTTCGGGATCGAACGCGCCCCGACCTTCGTCGTCCTGTCCGCATCACCGCCGCTCCTCACCGCGGCCTGGTCCCTGCTGCGCGAGGCACTGCTGGCCGGGCAGGTGTCCCGTACGGACAAGGAGGTGGTGGCGGCCGGGGTGTCGCTCGCCAACCGCTGCCCGTTCTGCGTGGACGCGCACACCGTGCTGCTGCACGCCACCGGCGACCACCGGCTGGCGGAGACGATCGCCCGCGGCGAACAGCCGGCGGACCCCGGCCATCGCGCCCTGCTGGCCTGGGGAAAGGACATGAGCACGCCGCAGCCGTTCCCGCCGGCCGCCGCGCCCGAGCACATCGGAACCGCGCTGGCCTTCCACTTCATCAACCGCGTCGTGTCCTCGCTGCTGACCGAGAGCATGCTGCCCGGTGGTCTCCAGCGCCTTCGCTGCGTACGGAGTGCGGCGGGCCGCTCCCTGGCCCGGACCGTGCGCCGCGAGCTGGTGACGGGGCCGAGCCTGCCGCTGCTCGAAACGGAGGGCGAGCCGCCCGCCTGGGCGAGGGCCACCGCCGTCGGCACGGCCTACGGCGCGCTGCGCACCGCGGCGGAACTCGGAGCCGGGCTGCTGAGCGACGAGGACGCGGCGCTCGTACGGGAATCGGTGGCGGCCTGGGACGGCGTCACCCCGCTCCCCCTGCACGGAGCCGGTCTGCCGGACCGGACCGAGCGGCCGGGCGCCCGGCTCGCCCTGCTCGCGGCGCGCGCCCCGTACCGGATCACGGACGAGGACGTGGCCGCCTGGCTCGCACCGCCGTTCACCGACCACTGCCTGGTCCATCTGGTCGCGTTCGGCGCGATCTGCGCCATGGGGCGCGTCGAGGCCACGCTCACCCTGGAGACGAAGGAGCACGCATGACGGTCGCCGAAGCCTGGAACGGACCGCTCGGGCAGCACTGGGCCGCTCATCCGGACCGCTACAACGCCATGCTGGACGGGTTCGACGAGGCGCTGTTCGACGCGGCGTCGGTCAGCGCCGGGGAGCAGGTGGCCGACATCGGCTGCGGGAGCGGGCTCACGACCCGGGGTGCCGCGCTGCGTGCGGCGGCCGGCCGGGTCACCGGGGTCGACATCTCGGAGCCGCTCCTCGCCAGGGCCCGCGAACTCACCCCGGGCGAACGCTTCCCGCACGTCACCTACCGGCTGGCCGACGCGCAGACCTGCGCGTTCGAGCCCGGCGGGTACGACCTGGTGATCAGCCGGGGCGGGGTGATGTTCTTCGCCGACCCCGTCGCCGCGTTCACGAACCTCGCGGGAGCGCTGCGGCCGGGCGGCCGGCTGGCGTTCATCTGTCCGCAGCCCGCGCGGCCGGACGGGGAGGAGCGCAAGGCGCTGGGACTGCTGGCCTCGCTGCTGGGCCGGGATCACACCACCGAGCACGCGGTGGCCACGGCGATGGCCTCGCTCTCGGAGCCCGAGCGCATCCACGAGGTCCTGGGCGCGGCGGGTTTCACGGGCATCGGGGTGACGGGCGTGAGCGCCGCCACCTGCTGGGGGAAGGACGCGGCGGACGCGGTCGGGTTCTTCGTCTCCCGCACGCCCGGCCTCGCCGTCTCCGACGCCACGCGGGCCGCGATGACCGACGCCCTGCTGCCCCACGAGTCGCCGCGCGGGGTGCTGCTGCGGGCGGGGGTGTGGGTGGTGACCGCGCACACCCCGTAGCCACCCCTAAGGTGCGGCCGGCGGGCGGTGCTCGTACCACCGCCGGTCGGCCTCCAGCTGGGCGGCCAGTGAGATGAGCCGCTCCTCGCTGCGGGAGGGGCCGAGCAGCTGGGCCCCGACGGGGAGGCCGTCGCGGGTGAAGCCCGCGGGGACGTTGATGCCGGGCCAGCCCAGGACGTTCCACGGCCAGGCGTACGGGCAGGCCTCGGTGATCGCCACATCGGTGCGCCAGGCGCTCAGCCCGTCGAACCGGCCGATCCGGGGCGGCGGCAGGGCGGTCGTCGGGGTGAGCAGCACGTCGAATCCCTGGCCTGACCGGCCTCGGGAGGGGTGGAACAGGGCGCCGATCCGCCGGTGCTGGCGCACCTCCCGCTCGCGGGCCGCCCGCACCACCCGGCCGCCGAGCCGGGTGCCGGTGCGCAGGGCGCTGCGGGTGCGGGGGTCCAGCAGCGCCGGTTCGGGGTGCCGGGCGGCGAGTTCGGCGATGCCGGCGGTGGCACGGGGCACGAAGCCGAGGCCGATCAGCCCGTAGCGGGGCCGGGCCTCCTCGACGTGGTGGCCGAGCCGGGCCAGCGCCTCGGCGATCTCGGTGACGGCGCGGCGGACCTCGGGGTGGGGTGCCGTGCCGGTGAGGGTGAGCGGGGGACGCCAGGCCAGCGCGATGCGCAGCCTGCCGGGGTCGCGGCGGGCGGCCGCCGAGGCCTCGACGGGCGGCGGGCGGTGCGGGTCGTCGGGGTGCGCTCCGGCCACGGCGTCCAGCAGCAGGGCCGCGTCCGCGACGGTCCTGGCCAGCGGGCCGTTGACGGTGAGCCCCTGGAAGGCGTCGCGGTGCGGGTGGACGGAGATGCGGCCGCGCTGCGGCTTGATGCCGACGAGGTGGGTCCAGGCTGCGGGGATGCGGACGGACCCGGCGCCGTCGGAGCCGAGCGCGGCGGGGACCAGCCCGGCCGCGACGGCGGCGGCCGAACCGCCGGACGAGCCGCCCGGGGTGTGGCCGGTGTGCCAGGGGTTGCGGGTGGCGCCGAAGGCGGTGCCCTCGGTGAACGGCCACTGTCCCAGTTCGCAGGAGTTGGTCTTCCCGACGATGACCGCTCCGGCAGCGCGCAGCCGTCGGACGGCCTCGCTGTCGGCGGTCGCCGGGGGCAGCTCCCCCGCGCAGCCGAAGTAGGTGGGCATCCCGGCGACGTCGGTGTCGTCCTTGACCGCGACGGGCACGCCGAGCAAGGGCAGCCGCTCCCCCGCTTCGAGCCGCCGGTCGGCCTCGGCGGCTTCGGCCAGCGCGGCGTCGGCGCGCAGGTGCCGGAAGGCGTTGAGGGTGCCCTGGCTCGCCTCGATCCGGGCGAGGGCCTCGGTGACGAGCCGGGTGGCGGTGGTGCGGCAGTCCGCGAGGGCCCGCGCGCTGTCGGCCAGCCCGGCCGGGGCATCGATGCCGCTGCCCACGGAATCCGCCGAATCCGCCGAATCCGTTGAGTCCGTCGAGTCCGTTGAGAACACAGGCTGCCGCCTCCCTCGTACCGTCAGGTGCGTGCACCTGTCCGCCCGACGAACTTACTGGAGGGTAACGAGTCGGGGGTCCCCACTCAACCGTTTCCGGGGCGGTGTCAGTGCCGCTTGCTACGTTCGCGGGCGGATGTGGACCGGAGCGGACGGCGGCGGAATGACGAAAACACTGGTGGGACGTGCGCGAGCGGAGTTCGAGGGCGAGTTCGAGACACATCTGACGGTACGGACCGCCCCCGGGACGACCGCGGGCGCCGGGCGCGCCGCGGGTGAGGCGAGTGACTCGGGCGACTCGGGCGACTCGGAGGAGTTCGCCCGGCTGGAAAGCTGGGCCCTGGAGCACGGTCTGAAGCTCACCCGCATCCTGCTGGACCGCGGCGCCACCCCGGACCAGCCGATGCTGACCGAGCGGGGCCGGGGTTCGCTCACCGACCTGCGTGCCGCGGCGGGTCTGCGGTCGGCTGCGCTGCGGGCGGCGGGCTTCTCCGTCGTCCGGGTGAAGATCGAGGCCGCCCCGTGGAACGCCGGAGTGCCGCGGACACCCGCCGAGGCCGCGGTGCTTCCCTCCGTCTGCCACTTCGAGCACCACGTCAAGCTCCTGCTCCACGGTGAGCCTGAGGTCGCCCTCGCCCGGGACATCGCCGTACGCCACGACGCGCACCTGTCCCGCAACGCCCGCCGCACCACGGGCCGCGGCCGCCACGAACGGTTCGTCACCCAGCGCTGCCGCGGGGTCGGGCGCCCCGGTGCGCGCGCCAGACTGGACGCACTGCTGGCCGCGTTGGGGGCTGCCGGGCTCGATGTGCTGGAGTGCGAGGAGGAGTTCGTGGTGTACGACGACCGTCCGGCGGTGGACGCGGGCTGGATCGAGGAACGCTCCCGGCCGGTCGCCTGACCGGCACCGGCGTGCCTGGAGCCCGTCCCCCGCCTGTGCGGTGCCGCTCACGCGCGGGCGGCACCGCTACAGGCGTACCGCCGGCTACGGCTGGACCGTGATCTCACCGATTCCGGTACCGAGCCCGGCGCAGTGCGCGGTCGACTGGCCGGACTGGCCCGGGTTCAGCGTGACGTGCTCGCCGTCCACGTCCGGGGACCAGCCGCAGACCAGGTGCACCCAGAAGGTCTGCGTCGCGGAGCCGTTGTTCCGGCAGAGCGCGTAGCCCGTGTAGTCGTCGATGGCGTGCTTGCCCGTCTCGCAGGACAGGCCCGGCGGGGTCGCCGCCGGTGCGGCCGCCGAGGCGGCCGTGGCCAGTCCGGTGGACACCGCGAGTGCCGCGGTCAGCCCCGCGACGGCGGTGCCGCGCAGAACGGCCCGGGACAGACTCCGCATGGACTTCTTCATGTTTCCCTCTCGGTCGTGACGAACTCGGTGCCTGGCAACCGCCCCCCGGCCCTCTTAACCGAAAACGCCTCAAGACGTCACGCTGTGCACACACCGGGAGGGCGGCGGAGGGCGCCGCCGGGCGGCCGTCCCTCGCCCGGCGTACGCTCGAACGACCGGATCGCGGACCCGAACAGTCCCGCCACGACCCTTCGAGGAGGCGACGTGACCGGTCCACACCTAGGCACACGCCCGGCCGCATGGGCCGCGGCGCTCGTGCTCTCCGTCACCGGCAGCGGCATCATCGGCAGCGGCGTGGCCCACGCGGAGGACATCGACACCCTCACCGCCCAGCAGATCGCCGACCGCTCCCGCGACGCCCTGCTCAGCGCCCACTCGATGCACCTGAGCACGAGCGGGGACCTGGGCCGGGGCAGCACCCCCATGTCCCTGGAACTCACCCTCGACCGGGACGGCAACTGCAACGGGTCGGTGGACCTGGGCGACAGCCAGGGGTCGGCGCTGATCGTGAAGCGCGGGGACGACATCTGGATCAAGCCGGACGCGGCCTTCTGGAAGAACCAGGTGCCCAACGGCGGGTCGGCCTTCGCCGCGATCGTGGGCGACCGCTACCTGAAGGGCTCGGCCGACGATCCCCGGCTGAGCGCCCTGACGAAGACCTGCGACCTCAACACCTTCCAGAAACTCGTCAGCGACAACGCGAACAACGACACCGGGACACTCAACAAGGGCGAGACGACCACGCTCGGCAAGACGTCCGTCGTCCCGCTGACCAGGATGCGGGACAACACGACGCTGGTGCTGGACGTGGCGGCCACCGGCAAGCCCTATCCGCTGCGGCTCACCATCGAGGGCAACGGCGCGGACGCGGTCGTGGGCTTCTCCGCCTTCGACCGGCCGGTGCCCAGGACCACGCCGTCGCCGGCCGACTCGTTCGACGTCAGCGCGCTGCTGGGCCGCTCGACGAGCCCGGTGTGACGTTCTCCCTCCCGGTGAGCAGTACGTACAGCACCAGCGAGGAGGCCAGCCCGACCGCCCAGCCGTAGTCGGCGAGTGGCTTCAGGAACGGGATCAGGCCGTCCGCCGGGAACGGCCCCTTTCCGGGCTCCGAGTGCGAGCCGCCGACCGCCAGGACGCCGCCGACGGCGAAGGCGGTGACGGCCCGCCAGTTCCAGCCGTTGGTGTACCAGTAGCGGCCGCCGGGCCGGTACAGGTCGGCGAGGTCCAGGACGGTGCGCCGAACGATCCAGTAGTCGGCGATCAGGATGCCCGCGACCGTGCCGAGCAGACCGCCGACGAGGCCGAGCCAGGTGAAGATGTACAGCTCGGGCGTCTCGGTGAGCTTCCACGGCATGATGACGACTCCGACGACGCCCGTGACCAGCGCGCCCGTACGGAAGTTGACGAGCTTCGGCGCGAGGTTCGCCAGGTCGTACGCGGGAGAGACGACGTTGGCCGCGATGTTCACGGAGATGGTCGCGACCAGCACGGTCACCAGGGCGTACAGCAGCCCGAACACGTTGTCGGTCCTGGCGACGAGCTGGACCGGGTCCCAGATCGCCTCGCCGTACACGGCCTGCGAGCCGGAGGTGACCAGGACCGAGAGCAGCGCGAAGAGCGTCATCGTGGTGGGGAGTCCGAGCGACTGGCCGCGGATCTGGGCACGTTGGCCGGCTCCGAAGCGGGTGAAGTCGGGGATGTTCAGGGAGAGCGTGGCCCAGAAGGCGATCATGCCCATCAGGGAGGGGAAGAAGACCGGCCAGAACTCCTTGCCCCAGCCGAGCTTCGATGGCTGGTCCAGCAGCGGGCCGAAGCCGCCCGCCTTGACGGCGACCCAGACCAGCAGCACCAGCGCGCCGACGATGACGAACGGGGCCGCCCAGTTCTCGAACCGGCGCAGGGTGTCCATCCCCCGGTAGATGATGGCGAGTTCGAGGGCCCAGAACAGGATGAAGCAGACCCAGAGCGTCCACGGCTGCCCGCCGATCTCGTCGGCGTTCGCCCAGCCGCCGAAGATCTTCCCGAGCAGGGTGAAGATGCCGACGCCGCCGATCCAGGTCTGGATGCCGAACCAGGCGCACGCCACCGCGGCACGGATCAGGGCCGGCAGGTTGGCGCCGCGCAGCCCGAACGAGGCGCGGGCAAGCACCGGGAAGGGGATGCCGTACTTGGGCCCGGCGTGCCCCGTCAGCAGCATGGGGCCGAGCACGATCAGGTTGGCGAGCGCGATGGTGAAGACCGCCTGCTTCCAGTCCATGCCGAGGGCGACGAGGCCGGAGGCGAGGAGCCAGGACGGGATGTTGTGGGCCATGCCGACCCAGAGGGCGGCGAAGTTGTACGTGGTCCAGTCGCGCCGTTCCAGGGGGACGGGCAGCAGGTCCTCGTTGACGAACCGGTTGTCGTCGGGCGCTGCACCGGCGGCGAGTTCGACGCGGTCGGGGGCCGCGGGTATCCGGTCCCTGGGTGGTGGTGGCGGTGCGGTCGATGTCATGGCGGCTGGACCCTTCGCTCGGGGACGG harbors:
- a CDS encoding NCS1 family nucleobase:cation symporter-1, whose product is MTSTAPPPPPRDRIPAAPDRVELAAGAAPDDNRFVNEDLLPVPLERRDWTTYNFAALWVGMAHNIPSWLLASGLVALGMDWKQAVFTIALANLIVLGPMLLTGHAGPKYGIPFPVLARASFGLRGANLPALIRAAVACAWFGIQTWIGGVGIFTLLGKIFGGWANADEIGGQPWTLWVCFILFWALELAIIYRGMDTLRRFENWAAPFVIVGALVLLVWVAVKAGGFGPLLDQPSKLGWGKEFWPVFFPSLMGMIAFWATLSLNIPDFTRFGAGQRAQIRGQSLGLPTTMTLFALLSVLVTSGSQAVYGEAIWDPVQLVARTDNVFGLLYALVTVLVATISVNIAANVVSPAYDLANLAPKLVNFRTGALVTGVVGVVIMPWKLTETPELYIFTWLGLVGGLLGTVAGILIADYWIVRRTVLDLADLYRPGGRYWYTNGWNWRAVTAFAVGGVLAVGGSHSEPGKGPFPADGLIPFLKPLADYGWAVGLASSLVLYVLLTGRENVTPGSSSGPAAR
- a CDS encoding carboxymuconolactone decarboxylase family protein encodes the protein MTGPFRYTSPVPPKSATGVVADVYAQMATDFGIERAPTFVVLSASPPLLTAAWSLLREALLAGQVSRTDKEVVAAGVSLANRCPFCVDAHTVLLHATGDHRLAETIARGEQPADPGHRALLAWGKDMSTPQPFPPAAAPEHIGTALAFHFINRVVSSLLTESMLPGGLQRLRCVRSAAGRSLARTVRRELVTGPSLPLLETEGEPPAWARATAVGTAYGALRTAAELGAGLLSDEDAALVRESVAAWDGVTPLPLHGAGLPDRTERPGARLALLAARAPYRITDEDVAAWLAPPFTDHCLVHLVAFGAICAMGRVEATLTLETKEHA
- a CDS encoding amidase, which translates into the protein MGSGIDAPAGLADSARALADCRTTATRLVTEALARIEASQGTLNAFRHLRADAALAEAAEADRRLEAGERLPLLGVPVAVKDDTDVAGMPTYFGCAGELPPATADSEAVRRLRAAGAVIVGKTNSCELGQWPFTEGTAFGATRNPWHTGHTPGGSSGGSAAAVAAGLVPAALGSDGAGSVRIPAAWTHLVGIKPQRGRISVHPHRDAFQGLTVNGPLARTVADAALLLDAVAGAHPDDPHRPPPVEASAAARRDPGRLRIALAWRPPLTLTGTAPHPEVRRAVTEIAEALARLGHHVEEARPRYGLIGLGFVPRATAGIAELAARHPEPALLDPRTRSALRTGTRLGGRVVRAAREREVRQHRRIGALFHPSRGRSGQGFDVLLTPTTALPPPRIGRFDGLSAWRTDVAITEACPYAWPWNVLGWPGINVPAGFTRDGLPVGAQLLGPSRSEERLISLAAQLEADRRWYEHRPPAAP
- a CDS encoding class I SAM-dependent methyltransferase; translated protein: MTVAEAWNGPLGQHWAAHPDRYNAMLDGFDEALFDAASVSAGEQVADIGCGSGLTTRGAALRAAAGRVTGVDISEPLLARARELTPGERFPHVTYRLADAQTCAFEPGGYDLVISRGGVMFFADPVAAFTNLAGALRPGGRLAFICPQPARPDGEERKALGLLASLLGRDHTTEHAVATAMASLSEPERIHEVLGAAGFTGIGVTGVSAATCWGKDAADAVGFFVSRTPGLAVSDATRAAMTDALLPHESPRGVLLRAGVWVVTAHTP